A part of Paenibacillus sp. 481 genomic DNA contains:
- a CDS encoding PTS sugar transporter subunit IIA encodes MFFGFGKKKKNISIIAPMTGKAVLLEEVPDAAFSQKIIGDGIAVEPTEGILIAPFDGEVIHLIDTHHSLVLGHESGLELLVHIGVNTVSLQGKPFKTYVKSGDKVKKGQTLIEFDIAQIKEAGLPVITPIIVANGDVVAELKVNTGAVTAGSGELMAITMK; translated from the coding sequence ATGTTTTTTGGTTTTGGTAAAAAGAAAAAGAACATTTCGATTATCGCACCTATGACAGGTAAAGCTGTACTTTTGGAGGAAGTTCCAGATGCGGCATTTTCACAAAAAATTATCGGTGACGGTATCGCAGTTGAGCCTACAGAAGGCATCTTGATTGCTCCTTTCGACGGTGAAGTTATACATTTGATCGATACGCACCACTCTTTGGTACTTGGTCACGAGTCTGGCTTGGAATTGCTTGTTCACATCGGCGTTAACACCGTATCCTTGCAAGGTAAACCGTTTAAGACTTACGTGAAGTCTGGCGATAAAGTGAAAAAGGGTCAAACGTTGATTGAGTTTGATATCGCGCAAATTAAAGAAGCAGGCTTGCCAGTTATCACGCCAATTATCGTAGCGAATGGTGATGTTGTAGCTGAACTTAAAGTAAATACAGGCGCTGTAACAGCAGGTTCCGGCGAATTGATGGCTATCACAATGAAATAA
- a CDS encoding HPr family phosphocarrier protein yields MEQTFTIKNPQGIHARPAGAIMKKASEFANATISLEFNGRKVSAKSITGVLTLGMKAGNEIKVIAEGDQAAEAIAAVGEVLESVLD; encoded by the coding sequence ATGGAACAAACATTTACAATCAAAAACCCGCAAGGTATTCACGCGCGTCCAGCTGGCGCAATTATGAAAAAAGCAAGCGAATTTGCTAACGCAACGATCTCGTTGGAGTTCAACGGCCGCAAAGTAAGCGCAAAAAGCATTACAGGCGTGCTGACACTTGGCATGAAAGCGGGCAACGAAATTAAAGTTATCGCTGAAGGCGACCAAGCAGCAGAAGCAATTGCAGCAGTAGGCGAAGTGTTGGAATCCGTACTCGACTAG
- the ptsP gene encoding phosphoenolpyruvate--protein phosphotransferase: MQLRGIAAASGFAIGQAFVMEEQATTIERKSIDAGAVDAEAARLQQAVDQAITELEQIKENTAAKLGDDHAEIFATHILVLQDEEYIGQALEKVRTEAINAEFAFNEVTQQLIDIFSSMDSEYMRERAADFRDVSKRVLGLLSGNKSASLNDFEQPVVLFAHDLTPSDTAQLDRSKVAGFATNIGGRTSHSAIMARSMEIPAVVGLKDATETVKTGDVVVLDGAKGLILVAPDAATIAEYEEKKAKFEKRQDAMKLYKDKPSVTADGHEVELVANIGNPQDALGARNNGAEGVGLFRTEFLYMGRDNFPSEEEQYNSYVTVCETLGAEKPVVVRTLDIGGDKELPYLELPKEMNPFLGYRAIRLCLDEVELFKTQLRAILRASAHGNIKLMFPMISTLTELREAKAILAETQAELDAKGIAYNKEMEVGIMIEIPAAAIISDQLAKEVDFFSIGTNDLVQYTMAADRMNEKVAHLTQPFNPAVLRLIRMVIDAAHKEGKWAGMCGEMAGNLTAVPILLGLGLDEFSMSASAVLPARVLLSRLNRDEMKQLAEEALMMETADDIQRLVHERVAAVNELSI; this comes from the coding sequence ATGCAACTGAGAGGAATCGCAGCAGCATCTGGCTTTGCTATTGGACAAGCATTTGTCATGGAGGAGCAAGCGACAACGATTGAACGCAAGAGCATTGATGCAGGCGCGGTTGACGCGGAAGCAGCACGTCTTCAGCAAGCGGTAGATCAAGCGATCACCGAGTTGGAGCAAATTAAGGAGAATACGGCAGCTAAGCTTGGCGACGATCATGCCGAAATTTTTGCGACGCACATTTTGGTGCTGCAAGATGAGGAATATATCGGTCAAGCGTTGGAAAAAGTGCGTACGGAAGCGATTAATGCTGAGTTTGCATTTAATGAAGTAACACAGCAGCTTATTGACATTTTTTCCAGCATGGATAGCGAGTATATGCGTGAACGCGCAGCGGATTTCCGCGACGTAAGCAAACGTGTCCTTGGCTTGCTGTCTGGCAACAAGTCAGCTTCGCTTAACGATTTCGAACAACCAGTTGTATTGTTCGCACACGACTTGACGCCTTCCGATACAGCACAGCTTGATCGCAGCAAGGTAGCGGGCTTCGCAACGAACATCGGTGGCCGTACGTCGCACTCCGCGATTATGGCACGCTCGATGGAAATTCCGGCTGTTGTCGGTTTGAAGGACGCTACAGAAACGGTCAAGACAGGCGACGTGGTCGTACTTGACGGTGCCAAAGGTCTTATCCTTGTAGCCCCGGATGCAGCAACAATTGCTGAGTACGAGGAAAAGAAAGCGAAGTTCGAGAAGCGTCAAGATGCAATGAAGCTGTACAAAGACAAGCCTTCCGTAACAGCGGACGGTCATGAGGTAGAGCTTGTCGCGAACATCGGTAATCCGCAAGACGCGCTTGGTGCACGCAACAACGGTGCAGAAGGCGTCGGCTTGTTCCGTACGGAGTTCCTGTACATGGGACGCGACAACTTCCCATCTGAGGAAGAGCAGTACAACTCTTATGTTACGGTGTGCGAAACGCTAGGTGCTGAGAAGCCAGTCGTTGTTCGTACGCTGGACATCGGTGGCGACAAAGAGTTGCCGTACCTAGAGTTGCCAAAAGAAATGAACCCGTTCTTAGGCTATCGTGCCATTCGTCTTTGCTTGGACGAGGTAGAATTGTTCAAGACGCAGTTGCGTGCAATCTTGCGTGCAAGTGCACACGGCAACATCAAATTGATGTTCCCGATGATTTCTACGCTGACTGAGCTGCGCGAAGCGAAAGCGATTTTGGCGGAAACGCAAGCGGAGTTGGATGCGAAAGGTATCGCGTACAACAAAGAGATGGAAGTCGGCATCATGATCGAAATTCCAGCGGCGGCGATCATTTCGGATCAATTGGCGAAGGAAGTTGATTTCTTCTCCATCGGAACGAATGACCTTGTGCAATACACGATGGCAGCTGACCGTATGAATGAAAAAGTAGCTCACTTAACGCAGCCATTCAATCCTGCTGTATTGCGTCTCATCCGCATGGTTATCGATGCGGCGCACAAAGAAGGCAAATGGGCAGGCATGTGCGGCGAAATGGCAGGCAACTTGACTGCTGTGCCGATCTTGCTCGGCCTTGGACTGGACGAGTTCAGCATGAGTGCAAGCGCTGTGCTTCCGGCACGTGTATTGCTTAGCCGTCTGAACCGTGACGAAATGAAACAATTGGCTGAAGAAGCGTTGATGATGGAAACAGCAGACGATATTCAACGTCTCGTTCATGAGCGTGTTGCAGCCGTAAATGAATTATCTATCTAA
- a CDS encoding PRD domain-containing protein: MSGDRRFEIIRALSNNVVLANDVLTNKETILMGKGLGFGAKPQGAILSQDPRIEKKFTLESEQHLSQYQMLTEQIDPEVIMVSERIISLVSEQLSPDLNEHIHLALPSHIEYALYRLRNHIAIDNPFLWEIRTLNPKEYELATQAALIMNETFGVEVPEDEIGFLTIHIQSAVAHVPVGNVVQYNHLIKDLVALIEERRGSAIPKDSVDYLRLITHLRFAIERIRQGQHSRNPFRDKLKDMVPYEFSVAHECAMLMAKQLNTDVSEDETAYIAMHLYRLFNKDLE, encoded by the coding sequence TTGTCGGGCGATCGTCGTTTTGAAATTATACGGGCATTAAGTAACAATGTCGTATTGGCAAACGATGTGTTAACGAACAAAGAAACTATTCTCATGGGGAAGGGACTTGGCTTTGGAGCAAAGCCTCAAGGAGCTATCCTATCGCAAGACCCGCGCATCGAGAAGAAGTTCACTCTAGAAAGTGAACAGCATTTATCGCAATACCAGATGCTAACGGAGCAAATTGACCCGGAAGTGATTATGGTATCGGAACGTATTATTTCTTTAGTGTCCGAGCAGTTGTCACCTGATTTGAATGAGCATATTCATTTGGCTTTACCAAGTCATATCGAATACGCCCTTTATCGGTTGCGCAACCATATTGCGATTGATAACCCGTTTCTTTGGGAAATTCGCACATTGAATCCGAAAGAGTATGAGCTTGCTACTCAAGCGGCCCTCATTATGAATGAGACGTTCGGTGTAGAAGTGCCGGAGGATGAGATCGGCTTTTTGACGATACATATCCAGTCGGCGGTAGCTCACGTTCCGGTAGGGAATGTGGTTCAATATAATCATCTGATCAAGGACTTAGTCGCCCTCATCGAGGAGCGGCGTGGTTCCGCTATTCCGAAGGATAGCGTCGATTATTTGCGCTTAATTACGCATCTTCGCTTTGCGATAGAGCGTATCCGGCAGGGACAGCATTCGCGCAATCCGTTTCGCGACAAGCTCAAGGACATGGTTCCTTATGAGTTCAGCGTCGCTCACGAATGCGCTATGCTGATGGCGAAGCAGTTAAATACAGATGTCTCCGAAGATGAGACGGCTTACATCGCGATGCATTTGTATCGCTTGTTCAATAAAGATTTGGAATAG